In a genomic window of Desulfosporosinus sp. Sb-LF:
- a CDS encoding HNH endonuclease, producing the protein MKFELEEFHRNVSDEDLIEDLRRVAMKLGKSSVTIDEYNERGKFHNTTFTRRFGSWFTCLGKAGLERTRNLNIPTEDLFQNLEGMWKKLSRQPRYNDMVSSVSMYSAGTYERRFGSWRGALESFIKVVDNSTLQTNDLNDDISNVKSSKEEKQGKRTINWRLRFLVMRRDNFKCKICGASPATNPEVLLHIDHIQPWSKGGKTVIENLQTLCSICNIGKSDL; encoded by the coding sequence ATGAAATTTGAATTAGAAGAGTTTCATCGCAATGTCAGTGACGAGGATTTGATTGAAGATTTAAGACGAGTTGCGATGAAACTAGGTAAGTCTAGTGTTACGATCGATGAATACAATGAGCGAGGGAAATTTCATAATACCACCTTTACTAGAAGATTCGGATCGTGGTTTACATGTTTAGGGAAAGCAGGTCTAGAAAGGACTAGAAATTTGAACATACCTACAGAAGATTTATTTCAGAATCTTGAAGGAATGTGGAAAAAATTGAGTAGGCAACCTCGCTATAATGACATGGTTTCATCCGTTTCGATGTATAGTGCAGGGACTTATGAAAGAAGATTCGGCTCATGGAGAGGTGCCTTAGAGAGTTTTATTAAGGTTGTAGATAATTCTACATTACAGACTAATGATTTAAACGATGATATTTCTAATGTAAAGTCGAGTAAGGAAGAGAAACAAGGTAAGAGGACTATAAATTGGCGTTTGCGTTTCCTAGTAATGAGAAGAGATAATTTTAAATGTAAAATTTGTGGAGCTTCACCTGCAACCAACCCTGAAGTCCTGCTTCATATCGACCATATACAACCATGGTCAAAGGGTGGAAAAACAGTAATCGAAAATTTACAAACGCTTTGTTCGATATGTAATATTGGAAAAAGTGATCTTTGA
- a CDS encoding sigma-54-dependent Fis family transcriptional regulator encodes MFMRGQLERIAGETHHAVLGINLLNEIVICNSLAAKLFELSVEEILGKDLCQLMPDDSLPHIRDSQTIEFNKSIRLGSKMIIASRMPFQDDKGRVVGAVTFLQDMTEYEELRGKVNELQERRIFLTAIINSIQDAISVVDENGLGILINPAYTHLTGLTADDALGKPPTVDIAEGESMHMQVLRTRQSVKGALMKLGPKRKDVIVNVAPIIVSGQFRGTVGVLRDQSEVHNLSEELERAKRLTRHLKAKYTFNDIVGESNAITEVIEQAQRAAVTPATVLLRGESGTGKELFAHAIHRSSERHKGPFIRVNCAALTDNLLESELFGYVEGAFTGAKRGGKVGLFEEANGGTIFLDEIGEISLNLQAKLLRVLQEREIVKVGDNRSFNVDVRVIAATNANLEAGLRAGKFREDLYYRLNVIPVIIPPLRQRRSDMPLLVRHLIGSFNQEYGRSVERISDEALQILMGYHWPGNVRELENFLGRAIINMRIGETVVEHHHLPVLIQPTPNSSEAHFGNLAHISLTEEELGFEGLQRQWERALLVTTLQRTGGNKTKAAQQLKMSIRNFYYKLERHALL; translated from the coding sequence ATGTTTATGCGTGGTCAACTGGAGAGGATAGCAGGAGAAACGCACCATGCGGTCTTAGGAATTAACCTCTTAAATGAAATTGTGATTTGTAATTCCCTTGCTGCCAAATTGTTTGAGCTATCGGTTGAAGAAATCTTAGGTAAAGATTTATGCCAACTTATGCCAGATGATTCACTTCCTCATATTCGGGATTCTCAAACAATTGAATTTAACAAATCTATTCGATTAGGCAGTAAGATGATCATAGCCAGTCGTATGCCATTTCAAGACGATAAGGGGCGTGTGGTTGGCGCGGTGACCTTTCTACAAGATATGACTGAATATGAGGAACTCAGAGGTAAGGTCAATGAGCTACAAGAACGACGGATTTTCCTTACTGCTATTATTAACTCTATTCAGGATGCCATTTCTGTGGTCGATGAAAATGGTCTCGGAATTCTGATTAACCCTGCCTACACTCATTTAACAGGCTTAACTGCGGATGATGCTCTTGGCAAACCCCCTACAGTGGATATTGCTGAAGGAGAAAGCATGCACATGCAGGTATTAAGAACCCGTCAATCGGTTAAAGGGGCATTGATGAAATTAGGACCTAAACGTAAAGATGTGATCGTTAACGTAGCTCCAATTATCGTTTCGGGGCAGTTTAGAGGAACTGTGGGTGTGCTGCGCGATCAGTCGGAAGTCCATAATCTCTCTGAGGAATTGGAAAGAGCAAAACGGTTAACTCGTCATCTGAAAGCGAAGTATACCTTCAATGACATCGTTGGGGAAAGCAATGCTATTACAGAGGTGATTGAACAAGCACAACGTGCGGCTGTTACGCCAGCTACCGTTCTCTTGCGTGGGGAAAGTGGGACAGGCAAAGAATTGTTTGCACATGCTATTCATCGCTCGAGTGAACGACATAAGGGGCCATTTATCCGGGTCAACTGCGCGGCATTAACAGATAACTTATTGGAGAGTGAACTATTTGGCTACGTAGAAGGGGCTTTTACTGGGGCTAAACGTGGAGGAAAAGTCGGTCTTTTCGAAGAGGCAAACGGGGGAACTATTTTTCTTGATGAAATTGGGGAAATTAGCCTCAACCTTCAAGCCAAGCTTTTGCGCGTACTGCAAGAACGTGAAATTGTTAAAGTGGGTGACAATCGTTCATTTAACGTAGATGTAAGGGTTATTGCAGCTACCAATGCTAATTTAGAAGCGGGATTAAGAGCTGGTAAGTTTCGCGAAGATTTGTATTATCGTTTAAATGTAATCCCGGTTATAATTCCCCCCTTAAGACAGAGGAGAAGTGATATGCCCTTACTTGTCCGCCACCTCATAGGGAGCTTCAATCAGGAATACGGTCGCTCTGTCGAGAGAATCAGTGATGAGGCATTGCAAATTTTAATGGGGTATCATTGGCCAGGGAACGTTCGCGAATTAGAAAACTTTTTGGGTCGAGCAATTATTAACATGCGAATTGGTGAAACGGTTGTAGAGCATCATCATCTTCCAGTTTTGATTCAACCTACTCCTAATTCTTCCGAGGCTCATTTTGGTAACTTAGCCCATATTTCCTTGACAGAGGAGGAACTCGGGTTTGAAGGGTTGCAACGGCAGTGGGAACGCGCCTTACTAGTAACCACGTTACAAAGAACCGGAGGTAATAAAACTAAAGCAGCCCAGCAGCTAAAAATGTCAATCCGAAATTTCTACTACAAACTTGAACGGCATGCCCTGTTATAA
- the xerD gene encoding site-specific tyrosine recombinase XerD: protein MTSGEQITKQYLIYLHVERGLSENTLEAYERDLLQLLVFLKRRKTDFITCEANDLFLFLLKLKENGKAPRSVARCHATLRGFFAFLLDEGRRSDNPSTYLVTPKLNQPLPKVLSEATMDKLLQAREESDLTHRDLAMLEVLYSSGLRVSELIGLRLSDISLDVGYVRCLGKGSKERIVPLGELAIRDVEHYLNGPRQRLCGKQKSDILFLNVHGRPLTRQGVVYILKKWGKNHNLEQTISPHMFRHSFATHLLDHGADLRSVQEMLGHADIATTQIYTHLTRKRLLDVFRKAHPRAD from the coding sequence GTGACCTCTGGGGAACAAATTACTAAACAGTATCTGATTTACCTGCATGTTGAGCGGGGGTTATCCGAAAATACGTTGGAGGCATATGAGCGTGATTTACTTCAGCTTTTAGTTTTCCTTAAACGGCGGAAAACAGACTTTATCACTTGTGAGGCTAATGATCTCTTTTTATTTCTTCTTAAATTGAAGGAAAATGGAAAAGCACCTCGAAGTGTTGCTCGTTGCCATGCAACTCTACGAGGATTTTTTGCGTTCTTGCTAGATGAAGGAAGACGAAGCGATAACCCGAGTACCTATTTAGTGACACCAAAGTTAAATCAACCACTTCCGAAGGTGTTGTCAGAAGCGACAATGGATAAACTATTACAAGCAAGGGAAGAATCCGATCTTACTCATCGGGATTTGGCGATGCTGGAAGTTCTTTATAGTAGTGGATTGCGTGTTTCTGAATTGATCGGATTACGTTTGTCGGATATTTCGTTGGACGTCGGATATGTTCGTTGCCTTGGCAAGGGTAGTAAGGAACGGATTGTACCATTAGGAGAACTTGCAATTCGGGACGTAGAGCATTACTTAAATGGTCCGCGACAGCGATTGTGTGGCAAGCAAAAGAGCGATATCCTCTTTTTAAATGTCCATGGTCGCCCTCTGACGCGCCAAGGAGTGGTATACATATTAAAAAAATGGGGAAAAAATCATAACCTAGAGCAGACCATTTCTCCCCACATGTTTCGTCACAGTTTCGCAACCCATCTGCTAGATCATGGAGCAGACCTGCGTTCAGTCCAAGAAATGCTGGGACATGCGGACATTGCAACAACTCAAATTTATACGCATCTGACTCGGAAACGCCTGCTAGACGTCTTTAGAAAAGCACATCCACGGGCGGATTAA
- the tcmP gene encoding three-Cys-motif partner protein TcmP, whose amino-acid sequence MTKNNEDFFDEKKPWSVIKDELLGCYLKPYFSKILATQRPVFYVDAFAGKGIFLDGNPGSPLIALEIISKVLSITNFRKPIIKSCLIELNHASDLQENVNKYKDVTVIVGKYEENIEQQLQGKQSQNVFLYIDPYGVKSLHFSIFKKLPVKSLHSIEMLINFNSFGFIREACSAMNVKFDIGDLEDIVEIDNVINSSNKPIDDLSEVAGGDYWKEIIEGYKKGIYDGYEAEKRFSDKYCEKLREQFNYVLNMPIRLKMGQRPKYRMIHATNHAQGCVLMNDNMYKRWEALQNLQNQGQISMLLLEDVENQSINKTEMQKEILELMKSHREYVDLNTFHAEFVSKYGVRFSTSDICTELEKLYNANKLEVKRHPELTSKGKPSKFWTTSKDKTVKLRCNNEKS is encoded by the coding sequence ATGACTAAAAATAATGAAGATTTCTTTGATGAGAAAAAACCTTGGTCGGTTATTAAAGACGAACTTCTTGGATGCTATTTAAAACCATACTTTTCAAAAATACTAGCAACACAAAGACCAGTTTTTTATGTGGATGCCTTTGCGGGTAAGGGAATATTTCTCGATGGAAATCCTGGATCACCCCTTATTGCACTAGAAATTATTTCAAAAGTGCTATCAATAACAAATTTTAGAAAACCAATTATAAAATCATGCCTTATTGAATTAAATCATGCTAGTGATCTTCAGGAAAATGTCAACAAATACAAGGATGTCACCGTAATCGTTGGTAAATACGAGGAAAATATTGAACAGCAATTACAAGGGAAACAATCACAAAATGTTTTTTTATATATTGATCCTTATGGGGTAAAATCATTACACTTCTCGATTTTCAAAAAGCTACCAGTTAAAAGCCTTCATAGTATTGAAATGCTAATTAATTTTAATTCATTTGGTTTTATTAGAGAAGCATGTAGTGCTATGAACGTTAAGTTTGATATTGGGGATTTGGAAGATATTGTTGAGATTGATAATGTTATAAATAGTAGTAATAAGCCTATTGACGATCTGAGTGAGGTAGCGGGTGGAGATTATTGGAAAGAAATAATTGAAGGATACAAAAAAGGTATCTACGATGGATATGAGGCTGAAAAACGATTCTCAGATAAATATTGCGAAAAACTTAGAGAGCAGTTTAATTATGTACTTAATATGCCAATAAGGTTGAAAATGGGGCAAAGACCCAAATATCGCATGATTCACGCTACAAACCATGCACAGGGTTGTGTATTAATGAATGATAATATGTACAAACGGTGGGAGGCGTTACAGAATTTACAGAATCAAGGTCAGATCAGTATGTTGTTGCTTGAAGATGTAGAAAATCAATCCATAAACAAGACAGAAATGCAAAAAGAAATACTTGAATTAATGAAGTCACACAGAGAATATGTTGATCTTAATACCTTTCATGCGGAGTTCGTCAGCAAATATGGTGTTAGATTCTCTACTAGCGATATCTGCACAGAATTAGAAAAGTTATATAACGCTAACAAGTTAGAAGTAAAAAGACATCCAGAACTCACTAGTAAAGGAAAACCATCAAAGTTTTGGACAACAAGTAAAGATAAAACGGTGAAATTAAGGTGTAATAATGAAAAAAGTTAA
- a CDS encoding radical SAM protein — translation MKKVNNFIRRKSLLYKTGVEYGDYTINHVQGCSHGCKYPCYAFLMAKRFGKVKSYEEWIEPSLVENALDLLEKEIPKFQNKINSVHLCFTTDPFMNEYEEISNMSIEIIKRLNSSGIKCSALTKGLLPIELSELSKENEYGITLISIDESFRESIEPNATTYQERINALKALHEKGCKTWVSIEPYPTPNIIEQDFMAILEAISFVDKIIFGRTNYNSEVTKYKDVKEYYNDLSKKVIDFCTLRDTAFHIKDGTMKG, via the coding sequence ATGAAAAAAGTTAACAATTTTATTAGAAGAAAATCCTTACTATATAAAACTGGTGTAGAGTATGGCGACTACACAATAAACCACGTTCAGGGGTGTTCTCATGGTTGCAAATACCCTTGCTATGCGTTTCTAATGGCTAAACGGTTTGGGAAAGTAAAGTCATATGAGGAATGGATAGAACCATCTTTGGTAGAAAACGCTCTTGATTTATTAGAAAAGGAAATACCGAAATTTCAGAACAAAATTAACTCTGTGCATTTGTGTTTTACAACCGATCCTTTTATGAATGAATACGAAGAAATATCAAATATGAGTATTGAGATAATAAAAAGATTAAACTCCAGTGGAATTAAATGTAGTGCTTTAACAAAGGGGTTATTGCCTATTGAATTATCTGAATTATCTAAAGAAAACGAGTATGGAATCACACTTATTTCAATTGATGAATCGTTTAGGGAATCAATTGAACCTAATGCTACGACTTATCAAGAAAGAATAAATGCCTTGAAAGCATTACATGAAAAAGGGTGTAAGACTTGGGTCAGTATAGAACCCTACCCTACCCCAAATATCATTGAGCAAGATTTTATGGCAATTCTAGAAGCTATAAGTTTCGTAGATAAGATCATATTTGGGCGTACAAATTACAATTCGGAGGTAACGAAATATAAAGATGTGAAAGAGTATTACAATGATCTAAGTAAAAAAGTAATTGATTTTTGCACTCTTAGAGATACTGCGTTCCACATTAAAGATGGAACAATGAAAGGTTAA
- the ald gene encoding alanine dehydrogenase codes for MLIGVPKEIKNNESRVAITPAGVHAFTLTGHQVVVEKSAGEGSGITDQEYIEAGAQILDSAADVWNADMVIKVKEPIQSEYAFFKPGQILFTYLHLAREPELTKELMEKQVVGIAYETIQLDNGSLPLLVPMSEVAGRMSIQIGAQFLEKPNGGKGVLLGGVPGVPPARVTIIGGGIVGTNAAKMAIGLGANVTLIEKSSQRLREIDDLFGGRVKTLMSNPYNIAANVALADLLIGAVLIPGARAPHLVTEDMVKEMTPGSVIVDVAIDQGGSIATIDRVTTHSDPTYIKYGVVHYSVANIPGAVARTSTFALTNVTLGYALEIANKGYFKAIQENRSLRKGVNVINGKLSYKAVAESLNIMYTPLEEALL; via the coding sequence ATGCTGATTGGAGTTCCGAAGGAGATTAAAAACAATGAAAGTCGGGTGGCTATCACACCTGCGGGTGTCCATGCTTTTACTTTAACTGGGCATCAGGTTGTTGTGGAAAAATCTGCCGGTGAAGGCAGTGGCATCACCGATCAGGAGTATATCGAAGCAGGTGCTCAGATACTTGATTCAGCCGCTGACGTCTGGAATGCAGATATGGTCATTAAGGTTAAGGAACCGATACAATCGGAATATGCATTTTTTAAACCAGGACAAATTCTGTTTACTTATTTGCATTTAGCTAGGGAACCAGAATTAACGAAAGAACTTATGGAAAAACAAGTGGTCGGTATTGCGTACGAAACCATCCAATTAGATAACGGTTCATTGCCTTTGCTTGTCCCTATGAGCGAAGTAGCTGGGCGCATGTCGATTCAAATCGGAGCTCAATTTCTTGAAAAACCCAATGGCGGAAAAGGGGTTTTGCTTGGGGGAGTGCCTGGTGTACCTCCCGCAAGAGTAACTATTATCGGCGGCGGGATTGTGGGTACGAACGCAGCTAAAATGGCTATAGGACTTGGCGCAAATGTTACTCTTATCGAAAAAAGCTCGCAGCGTTTACGGGAGATTGATGATCTCTTTGGCGGTCGAGTCAAAACGTTGATGTCAAATCCTTATAATATTGCGGCGAATGTGGCTCTAGCGGATTTACTTATAGGAGCAGTACTTATTCCTGGTGCCCGTGCTCCTCACTTAGTAACAGAGGACATGGTGAAGGAAATGACACCCGGTAGTGTGATTGTCGATGTTGCTATTGACCAAGGAGGTAGCATCGCAACAATTGACCGTGTGACAACGCATAGTGATCCCACGTATATAAAATATGGCGTAGTTCATTACTCGGTTGCAAATATTCCTGGAGCTGTTGCTAGGACGTCAACCTTTGCTTTGACTAATGTAACGTTAGGATATGCGCTTGAGATTGCTAACAAAGGTTATTTTAAAGCGATCCAAGAAAATCGTTCGCTTCGTAAAGGGGTTAACGTCATTAACGGCAAGTTAAGTTATAAAGCGGTCGCCGAATCTCTGAACATTATGTACACACCGTTAGAAGAAGCCTTACTCTAG
- a CDS encoding endonuclease Q family protein gives MIFADLHIHIGQSLNGKAVKITASNALTLPNILEVAGEVKGLSLVGVVDAHSSGVQQDFKTLLDSGDLSPLSAGGYAAHGLTVIPGHEIELQVGDGNAHFLAYFPSMERVEQYVRSLRHSTKNWQLSTQKGFLPIDLWIEAVSKAEGIWFPAHAFTPHKGIYGNCCRRLNDVLPILPMALEIGLSADRAMAESISELESVVLFSNSDAHSLPNIAREYNTFEQTDPSFGGLLDLIKGKHKHAVRNFGLPPKVGKYHRTYCLSCENIVKSTAPQLTCPICGSGHVVMGVLDRLMSIADRPVGKHDDSTYVHQVPLLQLPGIGPKMYERLLKAFGTEMAVLHQVGATDLERVAGVKVSAWIMKARSGELNVEEGGGGVFGRVVDILSLRPE, from the coding sequence ATGATTTTTGCAGATTTACATATTCATATAGGGCAAAGTTTAAACGGGAAAGCCGTAAAAATTACTGCTTCGAATGCATTAACCTTGCCTAATATCCTTGAAGTTGCCGGTGAGGTAAAAGGGCTCTCCTTGGTAGGCGTTGTTGATGCTCATTCGAGCGGAGTGCAACAGGATTTTAAGACATTGTTAGACTCGGGCGATCTGAGCCCTTTATCGGCAGGTGGGTATGCTGCTCACGGTCTGACGGTGATTCCTGGACATGAAATTGAATTACAGGTCGGAGATGGGAATGCTCATTTCTTGGCCTATTTTCCATCGATGGAGCGAGTCGAGCAATACGTCCGCTCCTTAAGGCACTCCACAAAAAATTGGCAATTGAGTACCCAAAAGGGCTTTCTTCCAATTGACCTATGGATTGAAGCAGTTTCGAAAGCAGAAGGGATTTGGTTTCCCGCTCATGCCTTTACTCCACACAAAGGTATTTATGGGAATTGTTGCAGGCGTCTGAATGACGTACTACCGATCTTGCCGATGGCTTTGGAAATTGGGCTCAGTGCCGATAGAGCAATGGCAGAAAGTATCAGTGAACTAGAGTCGGTGGTCTTGTTTAGCAATTCAGATGCCCACTCGTTGCCTAATATTGCTCGGGAGTATAATACCTTCGAGCAAACAGACCCCTCTTTTGGAGGACTGTTAGATTTAATCAAGGGAAAACACAAGCACGCAGTTCGTAATTTTGGCTTGCCCCCTAAAGTAGGAAAATATCATCGTACGTATTGTCTAAGTTGTGAGAACATCGTTAAGAGCACGGCTCCACAGTTGACTTGCCCTATTTGTGGGAGTGGTCATGTTGTGATGGGAGTCTTGGACCGCTTGATGAGTATAGCAGACCGTCCGGTGGGTAAACACGATGACTCAACTTATGTTCATCAAGTTCCACTACTGCAGCTTCCCGGGATTGGGCCTAAAATGTATGAACGACTTTTGAAGGCTTTCGGCACGGAAATGGCTGTACTTCATCAGGTTGGCGCAACAGACTTAGAGCGCGTTGCCGGAGTCAAGGTTTCGGCATGGATTATGAAGGCCCGAAGTGGGGAGCTAAATGTCGAGGAAGGTGGTGGGGGCGTATTTGGTAGAGTTGTGGACATACTTTCCCTCAGACCAGAATAA
- a CDS encoding recombinase family protein, with product MPLLNITLHKDLLGNFISDLILQVLSYVAQQERDNIRQRQAEGIAVSKAKGLKNLVDLL from the coding sequence ATGCCATTACTGAATATTACATTGCATAAAGACCTTTTAGGAAACTTCATTAGTGATTTGATCTTACAAGTTCTTTCATACGTTGCACAGCAGGAACGAGATAACATCAGACAACGACAGGCTGAAGGGATAGCTGTATCAAAGGCTAAAGGTTTAAAAAACTTGGTAGACCTACTTTGA
- a CDS encoding NUDIX hydrolase: MNEENRREERIGGEVLFEGRMLRLERDQVRLPNGLETSREVIRHPGAVAIIALQDQHVLMVRQYRYAIAQETLEIPAGKLDPHETPLDCAERELREETGYRGTMEHISTFFTTPGFTDELMHLFLARDLVWDPLTPDEDEFLAVERIPWGEAVQSAQQSKFNDAKTVLGILLVQGLIA, translated from the coding sequence TTGAATGAAGAGAACCGACGCGAGGAACGCATCGGAGGAGAGGTGCTTTTTGAGGGAAGAATGCTTCGTTTAGAACGTGACCAAGTCCGGTTGCCAAATGGATTGGAAACATCTCGAGAAGTTATTAGGCACCCAGGAGCGGTTGCAATTATTGCCCTTCAGGATCAACATGTGCTCATGGTTCGACAATATCGCTATGCTATCGCCCAGGAAACCTTGGAAATCCCAGCGGGGAAACTCGATCCGCATGAGACTCCCCTGGATTGTGCCGAACGTGAACTCCGGGAAGAAACTGGTTATCGGGGGACAATGGAACATATTAGCACGTTTTTCACAACGCCAGGTTTCACAGATGAGCTAATGCATCTGTTTTTAGCTCGGGATTTGGTTTGGGATCCGTTAACCCCAGATGAGGATGAATTTTTAGCCGTGGAAAGAATCCCCTGGGGTGAGGCAGTGCAGAGTGCACAACAAAGTAAGTTTAATGATGCAAAAACCGTTCTGGGGATTTTACTCGTACAGGGGCTTATTGCATGA
- a CDS encoding stage II sporulation protein M, translating into MWKQLGEHIRQYWVIYLTLSSVYLAGVVFGVLGVGALGVPQTSQLGKFLDTLLISQPRTIEPAFLGQLARDMFIMMAGIWILGLTIIGAPLVYLIVFTRGFILGFTVSFIIGAKGTLGLGLILTTVLVPNLFAIPLLLLGAGLATIFSFLLLRGKARGESLRREFLYYTAAAAFVSVGAVAVGVAQGYFSILGVHLFGL; encoded by the coding sequence ATGTGGAAACAGCTCGGTGAACACATTCGGCAATATTGGGTTATTTATCTCACGCTTTCGAGTGTCTATCTCGCAGGTGTGGTATTTGGGGTGCTTGGAGTCGGTGCCTTGGGAGTTCCTCAAACCTCTCAACTTGGAAAATTCCTGGATACACTTTTAATAAGCCAACCGAGAACTATAGAGCCTGCCTTCTTGGGACAACTGGCCAGAGATATGTTCATAATGATGGCAGGAATTTGGATCTTAGGACTTACGATTATTGGGGCACCTTTAGTTTATCTTATCGTCTTTACGAGAGGATTTATTCTTGGATTTACGGTTAGTTTTATCATTGGAGCGAAAGGAACCCTGGGGCTTGGTTTGATTCTTACGACCGTTTTAGTTCCGAACCTTTTTGCCATTCCTCTACTGCTTCTTGGTGCAGGGTTAGCGACAATATTTTCGTTTCTGCTACTTCGAGGAAAAGCCAGAGGAGAATCGCTACGCAGAGAATTTCTATATTATACGGCTGCAGCGGCGTTTGTTTCTGTGGGAGCGGTTGCTGTTGGAGTGGCACAAGGTTATTTCTCAATACTAGGCGTCCATTTGTTCGGGCTTTAG
- a CDS encoding nuclease-related domain-containing protein codes for MFLSKLFKRVFQKDSLVSVQPTMTTKTEISHSSLEKEKNRKALRKGELGEYKIDIQLDQLPKNYKYVSNLLLPNPKAHSGYSQIDHVVISPYGLFVIETKNYSGEISGSKQDKVWFQNGKYQFLNPLWQNYGHIATLKVLLANFKSSESYFSIISFTRRSIFKVDTELRKITSSELIIYDTELSDFITRKVAVLSRGCSMPILNDSDIVKIYEVLSDKNIKDEQIRLEHVQKNGTRKKEHQQPNKSDNNWNKEKCSICSKPVSEKVRNFCLANKKRFDGKVYCFDHQSNF; via the coding sequence ATGTTTCTATCAAAGCTGTTCAAGAGAGTCTTTCAAAAGGACTCATTGGTAAGCGTTCAACCCACTATGACCACTAAAACGGAAATATCGCATAGTTCTTTAGAAAAGGAAAAAAATCGTAAGGCACTAAGAAAAGGTGAGTTAGGCGAATATAAGATCGATATTCAATTAGATCAGTTGCCAAAAAATTATAAATATGTTAGTAATCTATTATTACCTAATCCGAAGGCTCATTCGGGTTATTCGCAGATAGATCACGTAGTAATATCACCTTACGGACTTTTTGTAATTGAGACTAAGAATTATTCTGGTGAAATTTCTGGAAGTAAACAGGATAAAGTTTGGTTTCAAAACGGAAAATATCAATTTCTAAACCCACTATGGCAAAACTATGGTCATATTGCGACTCTTAAAGTGCTTTTAGCCAATTTTAAGAGTTCGGAATCCTATTTTTCAATTATATCTTTTACAAGACGAAGTATTTTCAAAGTCGATACGGAGCTTAGAAAAATAACTTCATCGGAACTGATTATTTATGATACGGAGTTATCCGATTTCATTACAAGGAAAGTCGCAGTTTTGTCGAGGGGATGCTCGATGCCAATATTAAATGATTCTGATATTGTTAAAATATATGAAGTTCTTAGTGATAAGAATATAAAAGATGAACAAATTCGATTAGAGCATGTGCAAAAAAATGGGACGAGGAAGAAAGAACATCAACAACCCAATAAATCAGACAATAATTGGAATAAAGAGAAGTGTTCCATTTGTAGCAAACCCGTATCAGAAAAAGTAAGGAATTTTTGCCTTGCAAACAAGAAAAGATTTGATGGGAAAGTATATTGTTTCGATCATCAATCCAATTTTTAG